The region CAAAGATCTATGATCTATTAGCCTGCTTTCTAAGTTGGCTTGCAATCTTCTTTCGAAAgcttgacaaaaaaaattttaatctcTATGTTTTACATTATTCTATGGTATATCTGTGACATCAACAACAAAGTAATATTTCAAGAGTTTCACCCGAACTGAGAGTTGGAAAAGAAAAGGCTTTTATGGTGTCTAGGGTATTGGGTGAAAAGGTGAAGTTCAAACTTCTCATACCCACCGAGCCATTTGACTAATAATCTGTACTGAAGGCTCCACAAGTGTTTGATCTTCTTTGCtagttgttttttattttctagattTGATATTTTGCTTGTTAGTTGGTTGGTTTAATTGTAGAGTTGTGGTTGTCTTATGAATTTGTTGTGTGCCTCTTAGTCTTTGTGCGctatttgttgtttgttgtcAGTTTTGGCTTTTCTGTGGAAGTTTCTTGCTTGACGCTCTATGTTGGCTTTgagacaataaaaaaaatgtaccaAACGGACGTAAATTTCACGCCGTACAACGTGGAAGGTAAGATCAAACTacataattatatactcccacCGTCCCTTTGTAGTagataaattttaagaaaatttgtGTTAAGTGTATTAAGTGGTGATTGAATAAagtaaataagagaataaattaaataagagaataaagtagctATAATGGGATAATGCAAAAAGGAATACAATTCAACTACCATGGATGCAGTATAATCTTATAGACTTATTTTATGTTAACAATTATTTTTTCCCCAAGCCACGTGAGTTATTAGTTAAATCGAAAATGTAACGTCAAGGTTGGCCGGCACTCCTGACATTGGTAAGAGTGGGATTGACAACACTATACCCTCCATCTACAACAAGATTCAACCCACTCACATAGCTAGCCTCCTCACTAGCCAAGTAAAGAGCCGCCTTCGCAACATCATCCGCCGTCAGAATTTTCCCCTTGAGATTCCCCACTGCCGACATAATACCATCGAACATCAACTTTGCCTTGTCGTCTCTCGCCGCTATCCCCGTCAATACCCCAAATGGGGAAACACAGTTTGCTCTAATCCCGTGCGATCCCAGCTCCACTGCCAAGCTCTTCATCAGCCCCACAATCCCATATTTCGACGCCACGTAGGCGTGCCCCGCGATCCCGGCAACCTCGGTGCACGCGCTGGCTGTAAATATTATGCATCCTTTCCTGGCCGGGACCATGACCCTAGCCGCGTGCTTCGCGGCCAGAAAGGCCCCGACCAGGTTGATGCCAAGGGTGCGTTGGAGCTCGCCCTTGTCTACGTCGACGATAGCGGCCATTCTTTCCGCAATGCCCGCGTTGCTATACATGATGTCCACGCGGCCGTGCTTGGCCACGGTGGCGTCAACTAGGCCGCGAACGTGGTCCTCATCCGTGACGTCGCAGTGGATGTAGGTGACGTTGGGGCCGAGATGCTCGGTTAGGGTTTTTCCTAGATCGTCTTGGATGTCCGCGATCACGACCTTTGCACCGTGGTCGTTGAATAGGCTCGCCGTGCTTTCTCCGATGCCGCTTGCGCCTCCGGTTACTATGGCCACCTTTCCTTGCAACCTTCGTCATGTCGACAAATAATGCTGTTACAAATGTATGATTACAGCTGGGAAATAACTTTACTAAtcaataaaactaatactctctccgtccaccaAAAAAGTAGTATCATTGGGGGACTATACATGTTTAATAATGTAGTGTATGAAAGAAAATGAGATGAAATGGGTAGTACCAGAGAGCAAGA is a window of Salvia splendens isolate huo1 chromosome 3, SspV2, whole genome shotgun sequence DNA encoding:
- the LOC121793806 gene encoding tropinone reductase-like 1, whose amino-acid sequence is MSGNSAVSPRLQGKVAIVTGGASGIGESTASLFNDHGAKVVIADIQDDLGKTLTEHLGPNVTYIHCDVTDEDHVRGLVDATVAKHGRVDIMYSNAGIAERMAAIVDVDKGELQRTLGINLVGAFLAAKHAARVMVPARKGCIIFTASACTEVAGIAGHAYVASKYGIVGLMKSLAVELGSHGIRANCVSPFGVLTGIAARDDKAKLMFDGIMSAVGNLKGKILTADDVAKAALYLASEEASYVSGLNLVVDGGYSVVNPTLTNVRSAGQP